One region of Streptomyces leeuwenhoekii genomic DNA includes:
- a CDS encoding MFS transporter, whose protein sequence is MHGTGQGGRRSWPLLAAVAIDSLGTGLYLPLSLLYFLRVTDLDLATIGPLVSVATALTLPLPIVVALLVDRVGPRPMVAGGQALQGTGFLLYPTVPGAASLVAAVLVMTVGVRIYWSSVFTLIADQADAEGVDAKDHWFARTGMMRETGAGGGALLAGLLLAADSTRVYDGLILGSALAFLAAALLVVFAPPPRTPCHRSGPRSASGPCCGTGPVSR, encoded by the coding sequence GTGCACGGCACGGGGCAAGGCGGCCGCAGGAGCTGGCCGCTCCTGGCCGCGGTGGCGATCGACTCACTGGGCACGGGCCTGTACCTCCCGCTGTCACTGCTGTACTTCCTACGGGTCACCGATCTGGACCTGGCGACGATCGGCCCCCTCGTCAGCGTGGCCACCGCCCTGACGTTGCCGCTGCCGATAGTCGTCGCCCTGCTGGTCGACCGGGTCGGGCCGCGGCCGATGGTCGCCGGCGGCCAAGCGCTGCAAGGGACCGGCTTCCTGCTCTATCCGACGGTCCCCGGGGCGGCATCCCTGGTGGCCGCGGTCCTGGTGATGACGGTCGGGGTGCGGATCTACTGGTCGTCGGTCTTCACGCTCATCGCCGACCAGGCGGACGCCGAAGGCGTGGACGCCAAGGACCACTGGTTCGCACGGACCGGGATGATGCGGGAGACGGGCGCCGGCGGTGGGGCGCTGCTCGCGGGCCTGCTGCTCGCCGCCGACTCCACGCGCGTGTACGACGGGCTGATCCTCGGCAGCGCGCTGGCGTTCCTCGCCGCCGCGCTGCTGGTCGTCTTCGCCCCTCCGCCCCGCACGCCCTGCCACCGGTCGGGGCCCAGGTCGGCCTCCGGGCCCTGCTGCGGGACCGGCCCTGTCTCGCGCTGA